Part of the Nitrosopumilus sp. genome, GGACTCTATGTTAGGTAAACTGCATGAAAGAGATGCGCAACTCTTTCAGAGAGTCGTGACTGCAATGCAGCAACATGATACTAGCACAAGTAGAGTTTTGTCCAACGAATTAGCTGAAATTCGTAAAGTTACAAAGATGCTCGGCAACGCAAGAATGTCATTAGAACAAGTCCAACTAAGACTGACAACTATTCATGATCTTGGTGATGCTATGGTAGCAATTGGACCAGCAATGTCTACAATGAAGGGATTGAAGTCATCGCTAGGAAGATTCATGCCAGAAGCTGATTCAGAATTGAATAGTATGACCCAGACACTTAATGGACTTATGATGGATTCACTTGCAGGAGACTCATTTAGCATGGAGTCTGATGTTTCAAGTGAAGAAACAGAAAAGATTCTTCAAGAAGCATCTGCAGTAGCTGAGCAACAGATAGGAGACAAATTCCCATCTGTTCCATCTTCAACTGGACTTTCGTCACAATCCTCTACTTCCACTTTTGAGTAGACAGATTAGGACGAACAGTTCATTCTTTTTGTTTTAATTATAAAAAACAGATTAATTCCAAAGTTTTTCTTTGAAAGTTAATTTTTTGTTTAAGATAAAATTACTAAATGCTGCAACTCCAATGGCAGAGATTAAAGCAAGAGGGTATGCAATATCATAAGAATCAACTAGCCAAAATACCATACCAAGTTGTACAAGTGCACCTAATGAGCTAAATAAACCAAATTTACCATATTGTGTTAATGTTTTCTTTCGTGAAAAATCTTTATCTTCAAATGTCCAAATTTTATTTAGAGTGAAATTAGTTGAAATGGATGCAACGATTCCAAAAATATTTGCGTGTAAATACCACATTTCAATTAAATTGGATGTCAAAATCATAGAAATTATATAATTTACAACAAATCCAGAAGCACCTACAGTAAAAAATCTAGCAGCTTTTGAAAGGAAGTGAACTGAATTACGTTTTTCATTTATGGTTTTTGTTTTTCCATTTTTGTATAATTTCCAGACAGATTTAAAATAATCAATAATTGTTGATGAATCTAGTTTACTTGAACCTAACTGTCTATTTTCAAAAGTGTATGGAATTTCTTTAATGTTAATCCCTTTTGTTTTTACAAGGATTTCTAAAAGAATTTTGTAACCTAGTGCATCAAAGTTTAATCCTTTAATGATATTTTTTTTAAAAGCAAAAAATCCAGACATTGGATCTTTTGTTTTTACACCTAACCCTTGCTTTGCAATAATTGTTGCAGCTTTACTCATTAGTTTTCTTTTTGTTGTCCAACCATGAATTTTTCCTCCTGTAATATATCGTGATGCCACAACAAGATCACATTGATATTGCTTGAATGCTTCAATCATTTTTGGAAGCACTTGTGGTGGATGTGAGAAATCAGAATCCATTACAACTATTGTTTCACCTTTTGCATTTTGTATTCCATTTAATATTGCAGAAGAAAGTCCATTTTTTGCTGTTCTGTGAATGATAGCAATAGTATTTTCGGCAATTTTTTTAAAATTTGATATATACTCTTCCACAATTTTTCCTGTTCCATCCGGAGAATTATCATCAACAATTATTGTTTCAGCGTAGATTCCCTTTGGAATATTTGCATGAATTGATTTTAAAATATTTACAATATTTTGAGATTCATTGTATGTTGGCAAAATAATGGAAATTTGAGGATTTTTATGCGTCATACTTCAATCATACCCAGAAACAAATGAATATTAATTTATAATAAAATTCATGCTCAAATAATTTTATGTTTATGCAAATTTGTTAAGAATGGAGTTAAAATTTTGCTATAGATAATTTTGATTGAAAAATGATTAATGATGACATCACTATTAGAAAAATCATTATTGGATAGTGCAACTCAGGTAATGATTTGTCAGGAGAGATGAGATCACCCCATTTTTGAGGGGACGGAATTACTGAGATGTCATCTTGAAGTATTTCAGGATAGGTAAAAAAAATATTTGAACTTGAATCATAAACTGATACAAAAAATCCATAATTATCTGAACGTTGAATTATATCTGTAGGGATTTTGAATTCAAAACCTGGATGTGGAATATCTGTATACCGATCATTTTCATCAGATACAGTACTTATTGCAATAAAATTACTAGAGGCAGAAATTTTTTGAAAGTAATTTGAATGTACATTTGTGGAATTACCTTGATAAATAATTCCGTGGCTATTTCCCAAAGTAGATAAGAAACAAAAATCATTTTGATCAGGTATTTTATTTTTATTATTTTCTCCATCAAAACAAATTATTGCCGTATCAAGTTCATGATCTAAAGTAAAATCATTAACAGAATCTATAAAAATATAAATAAAATTTTCATAATGTGCAGTTCTAAGTATTATTTGTTTGTCATCATTAACGATATATGATAAGCTAGTTGGTTTCCATTCTGAGAAAAATGTCCATTTACCATCAAGAACTATATTTTTCATTTCAGGTGAAATTGAAATTAGAATTGGATCAGACAATGCAAAGACATTACCATAAAACAATGTCATTGAAAAAAAAAGGATAAAAATAATTATAGATAATCTGAAAATCATTTACTAAATTATTTCATGAGAACTATAAAAAATAATTCTTTTTCTAGACAGGTTTATAGAGTTCTAAATGAATTTGAAATTATGAATAAAGGTGTAGGAATTGTTATTGTAGTTGGAGTTATAATAATAATTATAGGAATTGGATTATCATCATCTGAATCAATTAATGACAAAATAGTTGAAGAGATTCCAAATTTAGAAACAGATTCTGTAGAAAATGTTCCTGAGGAATCTGAATCAGTAGGTACAGAATTTTCTGTAGAATTAACAGAAAGAATAGGACTCAAATCACCCTAAAAGTGCCAAAGTGGATCTGTTAGTTAGTGATATTTTGCCACGATACCTATAATCTAGCAAAGAATAGACATTACAATGAATAGAACAAAGAGCATAGCTCTATTTGCAGGTATTTTTGCAATAGCTATGACAACATACGGTCTATCTGGTGTATCATCATCTCCAATGGCTATGGCTTCAATTCCTCAATCACAAGAAGGAATGAAAATGCTAGGACATTTTGAATATACTGCATACGACAGTGAAAACAATGTAAAAGCATACCTCCAAACTGACAACGTCGTTGTTAATGACGGAACTGATTGTGCTGGTGCAATATTATTTGCTACAACTACCGATGGTGATTGTGGAAATACTGCTGCATTTACATGGATCGGAATTGGAAATGGTACTGCTGGTGCAGGTGCAGATGACGTAGAATTAGATGCAGATACTCCTGGTACATGTGCAAGCTCAGGTGTTGATGGTGAGATGGCAAGAAAGAATGTAGTTCCAGATGTTACTGTTACAAATGTAGGAGCAGGTACACAAGTTGAGCTAGATGTAGGATCTGACACATTCAAATTTAGTTCAAGCAATGCAACTACTGTAACTCAATCAGCAATCTTCAATGGCAATACTTCAGCACAAACAGCAAACGGTGAATGTGCAACCATGGGAACTGTAGGAACTCAATTTGAGATGTTTGCAATCCAAGACCTATCTGGTGGCGGTGTAACAGTCTCTGATGGAGATAGTTTAGCTGTCAAATGGACCATTACAATTAGTTGATCGGATTTTTTTAATTTCAACTAATTCTATTATTTTTAATAATATACTCAAACTATGTTTTATTTAGTTTGTAAAACTTGCAGATATTTTTTATTTTACAAACATCACACATTGGTGAAATTGGTTTACAGATATTTTGTCCATACATAACAAATGTATCATTAATATCAATCCAAAATTTTTTAGGGATTTTTTTCATTAGTTCTTGTTCTGTTTCTTCTGGTGTTTTAGTATCTACCAAACCTAATCTGTTTGATATTCTATGAACATGAATATCAACAGGAATTGCAGGTTTTTCATATGCATAAACTAGAACACAATTTGCAGTCTTTCTTCCAACTCCAGGTAGTTTTACCAAAGTTTCAAGATCATCAGGCACAATTCCTTTGAACTGAGAATGAATGATTTTTGCAACTTCAATAATTCTCTTTGATTTTACATGATAGAAGCCAATAGGCCGAATAATTTTCTCCACATCTTTTAGTTTAGCATTTGCTAGCTCTTTTGCATTTTTGTATTTAGAAAATAAAGCCTTGACTACTTTGGTAGTACTCTCATCTTTTGTTCGAGCTGAAAGTATCGTCCCAATGAGTATACTAAATGGACCACCTGTTTCAGCTTCATGTAGTTCTCTAAGTGCAGTCATTCTTGGTGGTTTTACAGAATTCATTGTATTTGTCATGCCAAGAAGAATTTTTTTCATGTTACATGAGATTCTACGTACAAGTATTATATCTGTAATTTTCAACTCATTGTATTGGAATTAACTAAAGAAGAAGAATCTGCATTGAAAGGAGAACAGGGAGAAACTATGGAAATGGCATACAGAATTTTATCTGCTACTGGTGAAGCAACTGATGCAGAAAAATTAGTTCCTGTAAAATGGGTACATCTTTCTGGAGTAAATTATAATACAATCGGAGATGCAGGTGAAGAATTTTTATCAAATATTAGTAAAGATGCAAGAGTTAAAGTAAAAACAACATTAAATCCAATGGGATTTGATATTGATAATGTATCAAACTACAATTTAGATAATAATTTCATTTCAAAACAATTATCAATAAAAAAATCATATGAAACAATGGGGGTTATTCCATCATTTTCTTGTATACCATATGAGATTTTTGATATTCCAGAAAATGGTACACAGGTTGCATTTGCAGAAAGTAATGCTGCAATTCATGCAAATTCATATGACAATCTAAAAACAAACAAAGAAAGTGCATTTAGTGCTTTGGCAAGTGCAATAACTGGAAAAAGTCCATATTCTTCTTTAAGAAAAGAAGACTCTCCTAACATAACAATTAGAATGAAAGTAAGCAGTCCCAATGAATTGATATATGGTATGCTTGGGTTTTTTGCAGGCAAAGTGGGAGATACATCAGTAAATATTTCAGGGCTTGGGGAAATGGATACGCGTCAATGTAAGGCCATGTGTGGAGGCATGGGTACTTCAGGAACATGTGCAAAATTCTTGTTTGGTGAGGGAGAATCTGATTGTGAAAAAATAGATTTTGATGAAAAAGAGATGCAAAACGTTCATGATGAATTAAACACAGCAGAAAAAGGAGATATCATAACACTTGGAAGTCCTCAATTAGGTTTAGAAGAGATTGCTGATTTGACAAACAAGCTCAAAGGGAGATCATTTAAGAAAAGATGTATGGTGTTTACTCCCAGAACCATTAAGGAACAAGCTAAAAAAATTGGTTATACAAATGAGCTTGAACGTGCAGGATGTGAAATTCTTTCTGATTGTTGTACATGTTTAACTCCGTTAATTAACAAAGAAAGTGTTGATGCAGTTACAACAAATAGTATCAAAGGTGCATTTTATTTAAAAAATTCTAATGGTGTGAATGTCAATTTAAAATCATTATCACAAATAATTAAAGATGAAACATCATGAAAGTACTTGTTAAAGGAAAAATTCAAGGTATTGTTTTAAAATCTGAAAATCCGATTAATTTTTTGGGTACAGTAGAAAAAAAATCTGGAATAATTAGCGATAAAAATCACGACCTGTTTGACAAATCAATTAAAGATTCAATTCTTGTATTTCCAAGTGGTGTAGGAAGCAGTGTTGGAGCATATACAATTTATTCAATAAAATCAAATAATTCTGCACCTCTTGCAATGGTTTGTAAGAAAGCTGATCTAACAGTAGCAACAGGATGTGCTTTGGCAAATATTCCACTTTTGATTATTTCAGAAAATGAATTTAATTCATTTAAAACAGGTATGAAAATTTTAATTGATACTGAATCATCAACACCAATAACTTCAGTTTAAAAAAAATTTAATCTAAATTAAAGATTTGATTAATCATCATCTTTCTTTTTGTCTTTCTTATCATGATGAGACTTTATAATTTCACAATTTTTCAGAGTATCGTCACTGTCTTCATAACATGTATCCTCATCAGCACCGCCATTCAGGGAATCAATTCCTTTTTCTCCCTTTAGTGTATCAAATCCTGCTTGTCCTCTAAGATCATCATTTCCGTCACCGCCTTTGATGTGATCATCTCCTGCACCGCCAAGGATAGTATCATTACCATCATCGCCTTTGAGTTCATCATTATCTAAGCCACCTTTGATGGTATCATTACCATCATCGCCGTCAATCTTGTCTTTTCCAGAACCTCCAAAGATTTCATCATCGCCGTCACCGCCTTTGATGTGATCATCTCCTCCATTTCCAAGTAAAATATCAAAACCATTTTCACCATCAATCTTATCTTTTCCTGCACCGCCAGTGATTTCATCATCGCCGTCACCGCCTTTGATGTGATCATCTCCTGCACCGCCAGTGATTATATCGTCTTCATTTCCACCATCAAGTTTGTCATTTCCAGAACCTCCAAGGATAGTATCATCGCCGTCACCGCCTTTGATCTCATCATTTCCAGAACCTCCGTTGATAGTATCAGTACCTAATCCACCATCAAGTTTGTCATTTCCATCTTTTCCAAATATCTCATCATTTCCAGAACCTCCGTTGATAGTATCATTTCCATCTCCTCCATTGAGTTCATCATGTCCATCATTTCCATTAATTCTATCATTTCCTTCATCTCCTTTTATGATATCACCACCACTTCCACCATCAAGGGTATCATTGCCATCATTGCCACGAATCATATCATCTCCACCTAATCCAAATATCTCATCATTGCCTGCTTGTCCTCTAAGATCATCATTTCCAGAACCTCCAATAATACAATCATTTCCTGCTTTAGCTTTTACAATATCTCCATAGTCTCCAGCAAGAATAAGATCTGCCTTATCGGTTCCTATCAGTGTATCACTCAAACCACCTCTATTGTCAATCAAATTGTATTTTCCTTTCAATGCTTTCTTTTCTAGTTCGGCAATAGTCAAGTCGTCACAAAACAACTGATTTTCAAAATCAATTTGTACTGTTATTGTAATAATGTCTTGATCCACTAAACCTACTGAATCAACTATCTGTAAAGTAATCTCATGTACTCCTTCAGGAAGATTGGAAAGTGAAAGTGAAGGACCAGTTCCTAATAAACCAGCATAGCCGTTAAACCATTCCAAACTAGAAGATATATCTCCATCTTCAGAATCAGTAGCAGTTCCTACAAAGTCAATTTGTTCTCCCAAAATGAAGACATCATTATCAAGTGGAGAAATAATTGTGGCAACAGGAGTATCATTTTCTGAGATAACTGTGATATCTACGGTTGCTTCATTGGATGTTTCTCCTGAATTATCATCAATTGTGTAAGTGTAAGTGTCAGATGTTGTTTCTGAACCATCATGTGTATAATCAATAGTTCCATCTCCGTTATCTACAAGTGCACCATTGGTTGGTCCACTAGTTATTGTAATTGATGACAAATCAAGACCATCATCTGCATCTGAGTCATTAGATACAATGTTAGTTGTTGTTGTTCCGCCTTCGTCTACTGAATCTGTATCGTCTTGTGCTTCTGGAATATCGTTAACTGGGATAACTATAACTGTAAATGATTTTTCTGTAGAATCAATTCCATCTGAAACAGTTACTGTTATTTCTGCTTCACCATTTGCATTAGCTACTGGGGCATAAGATAATGAACCTGTAGTATCAGGAGAATTGTAAGTAACGATTGGATCTGGAATCAGTGCAGTATTATCAGAAGTAGCTATAACTGTAAGAGTCTGGACTTCGCCATTACCGGCAGTAATTCCAGATAGATTTACTATCTGTATCAGAGCATCTTCAAGAATTGCGGGTGGTTCAATCAGATCATCTAAAGTTGGTGGAGTGTTAATCAAGTAAACTGTGATATCTACGGTTGCTTCATTGGATGTTTCTCCTGAATTATCATCAATTGTGTAAGTGTAAGTGTCAGATGTTGTTTCTGAACCATCATGTGTATAATCAATAGTTCCATCTCCGTTATCTACAAGTGCACCATTGGTTGGTCCACTAGTTATTGTAATTGATGACAAATCAAGACCATCATCTGCATCTGAGTCATTAGATACAATGTTAGTTGTTGTTGTTCCGCCTTCGTCTACTGAATCTGTATCGTCTTGTGCTTCTGGAATATCGTTAACTGGGATAACTGTGATATCTACGGTTGCTTCATTGGATGTTTCTCCTGAATTATCATCAATTGTGTAAGTGTAAGTGTCAGATGTTGTTTCTGAACCATCATGTGTATAATCAATAGTTCCATCTCCGTTATCTACAAGTGCACCATTGGTTGGTCCACTAGTTATTGTAATTGATGACAAATCAAGACCATCATCTGCATCTGAGTCATTAGATACAATGTTAGTTGTTGTTGTTCCGCCTTCGTCTACTGAATCTGTATCATCTCCTGCTATTGGTGCAGAAAGACAAGGATCTTCTATCTCAATATTTCCTTGAAAACCTGCTCCTGCAAAAGATTGTGTTGCACCACATGCAAGGAACCATTGACTTGCTGGACCAGAATTTGCTACAACTGCAGATGGATTATCAACAACCAATGCTCCATATTGAACAACATTTCCTCCTTGAGAAACTGCCGCTAAATTAAGAGGCTGTATTAGATCATTGTAAAGTCTTAGTGTTCCACCATTTTCAATGATTAATGTCCCGCCATTAGTAACTAATAGTTGTCCAGAAAGATTTAGAGTTCCGCCATCTTTGATTGTTAATGTTCCAGAAGGACCAATAGTTATGTTAGTAGCAAAATGATTATCTGAAATTTCCTCGTTTGTAGGACCTGTAATGACTGTATCATCAAGATGATCTGCAAAAGACATCTGAGTAGATGGGAAAAATGCAGAACTGACTAGCAAAAGTATCATTAGAGAAAATCTGACCTTTGCATAATCCATGAGTTAAAAGACATTTTTTATTTAATAACTGTAACATGAACTTCTCATTTATGGAAATTAGAATTTTTAGTATGTCAGATAAATTAATTACAAATCTAGGCATGAAATTGTTTTATTTAATTAGTTTTTGTCAAGATCGCTTTTTGGTGATAAACAAGACACCAACTATTATTCCCATACCCGCTGCCACATAAAACGGAAACAATGCAAACACATTCTTTGCAGGATCACCTGATAATAATTCTATAATCATACTTCCAGATGCCATTGCTGGAGGATCAGTAGAACCTTCCATACCATGTACAGAATAAGAATGAAGTGCAAATTTTCCAATATCCAAATTGGTAACTACAATTCTTGCACCATTATTTACAGTCAATCCCGCTCTATCAGTATATGATATGATAGATTTTGCCTCTGGGTACCAACCTCTGTCCAAGTCTCTATGAACAACAATGTAACCTTCTTTTGGTGTCTGAACTGCAACCCAAAACTTGTTGTCAGGTTTTGGTCCCATTCCAACTTCAATAAACTCATCTTGTGTTTCTTGATCGTATAGTCTAAGAACTGCATTTCCATTTGGATTTGCATATAACAAATTATTATCGATAGTTACTTGCCAACTTATTGCATGAACATCATCTAGAACTCTAATTGGTGCTTCACGAAGTACTGTATTAAATTCATTATGAGGAATTTCTAATGTATCAATGATCAATGATGGATTGTTTGATTCCTGAGCAAATACTGGAGATATAAAAAGTCCACCAAACAAAATTAAAGCAAAGAGATACTTCACAAGCTAGCACAAATTTGATTGAATAAAAATCTAATCAACAAATGGTTTTGGATGATCTAAAATTACTTGAGCAACTTCTGGTCTTAGAATAAACTCAGATGGTGCCTGACCATTTTGAATCATCTCTCGAAGTGCTGTTCCACTGATTTGTTCTTTAACATCATTATCATGTGGACATGCTTTAGGAGTAGTATAAGTAAGACATTTCCTGCAGTAGAAGAACGGTGGGAAGAATACCGGAGAGATTTCTAACTCTGGATAATCATCAAAGATTTTTTGTGCTGCCATTGGGTCATAGAATTTTCCAACACCTGCATGATCTCGTCCAATAATGATATGAGTACAACCATAGTTTTGTCTCATGATTGCATGATGTATTGCTTCTTTTGGACCAGCATACTTCATTTGTGTATGTAATGTTCCAAGCTTGCATCTGTTTTCAGGATAGTATAATTTAATCATGGTTTCATAGCATTTTACAATCACCTCATCTACAAAGTCGCCAGATTTTTTCTTACCAATTACTGGGTTTACAAATACACCATCACGAGTTGTAATTGATGTTTTTTGCAGCATTTCGTGTGCTACATGAGGTGGATTTCTGGTTTGGAATGCGCAAATAGTCTTCCATCC contains:
- a CDS encoding tandem-95 repeat protein, which codes for MDYAKVRFSLMILLLVSSAFFPSTQMSFADHLDDTVITGPTNEEISDNHFATNITIGPSGTLTIKDGGTLNLSGQLLVTNGGTLIIENGGTLRLYNDLIQPLNLAAVSQGGNVVQYGALVVDNPSAVVANSGPASQWFLACGATQSFAGAGFQGNIEIEDPCLSAPIAGDDTDSVDEGGTTTTNIVSNDSDADDGLDLSSITITSGPTNGALVDNGDGTIDYTHDGSETTSDTYTYTIDDNSGETSNEATVDITVIPVNDIPEAQDDTDSVDEGGTTTTNIVSNDSDADDGLDLSSITITSGPTNGALVDNGDGTIDYTHDGSETTSDTYTYTIDDNSGETSNEATVDITVYLINTPPTLDDLIEPPAILEDALIQIVNLSGITAGNGEVQTLTVIATSDNTALIPDPIVTYNSPDTTGSLSYAPVANANGEAEITVTVSDGIDSTEKSFTVIVIPVNDIPEAQDDTDSVDEGGTTTTNIVSNDSDADDGLDLSSITITSGPTNGALVDNGDGTIDYTHDGSETTSDTYTYTIDDNSGETSNEATVDITVISENDTPVATIISPLDNDVFILGEQIDFVGTATDSEDGDISSSLEWFNGYAGLLGTGPSLSLSNLPEGVHEITLQIVDSVGLVDQDIITITVQIDFENQLFCDDLTIAELEKKALKGKYNLIDNRGGLSDTLIGTDKADLILAGDYGDIVKAKAGNDCIIGGSGNDDLRGQAGNDEIFGLGGDDMIRGNDGNDTLDGGSGGDIIKGDEGNDRINGNDGHDELNGGDGNDTINGGSGNDEIFGKDGNDKLDGGLGTDTINGGSGNDEIKGGDGDDTILGGSGNDKLDGGNEDDIITGGAGDDHIKGGDGDDEITGGAGKDKIDGENGFDILLGNGGDDHIKGGDGDDEIFGGSGKDKIDGDDGNDTIKGGLDNDELKGDDGNDTILGGAGDDHIKGGDGNDDLRGQAGFDTLKGEKGIDSLNGGADEDTCYEDSDDTLKNCEIIKSHHDKKDKKKDDD
- a CDS encoding DUF126 domain-containing protein, which produces MKVLVKGKIQGIVLKSENPINFLGTVEKKSGIISDKNHDLFDKSIKDSILVFPSGVGSSVGAYTIYSIKSNNSAPLAMVCKKADLTVATGCALANIPLLIISENEFNSFKTGMKILIDTESSTPITSV
- a CDS encoding glycosyltransferase family 2 protein; amino-acid sequence: MTHKNPQISIILPTYNESQNIVNILKSIHANIPKGIYAETIIVDDNSPDGTGKIVEEYISNFKKIAENTIAIIHRTAKNGLSSAILNGIQNAKGETIVVMDSDFSHPPQVLPKMIEAFKQYQCDLVVASRYITGGKIHGWTTKRKLMSKAATIIAKQGLGVKTKDPMSGFFAFKKNIIKGLNFDALGYKILLEILVKTKGINIKEIPYTFENRQLGSSKLDSSTIIDYFKSVWKLYKNGKTKTINEKRNSVHFLSKAARFFTVGASGFVVNYIISMILTSNLIEMWYLHANIFGIVASISTNFTLNKIWTFEDKDFSRKKTLTQYGKFGLFSSLGALVQLGMVFWLVDSYDIAYPLALISAIGVAAFSNFILNKKLTFKEKLWN
- the sat gene encoding sulfate adenylyltransferase; translation: MSETDSIKPHGGVLVNRISKIDPTGLFSISISEDVANDVENIADGIFSPLEGFLGQKDFESVVSRGRLSNDLAWTIPIVLDVDEETANKMKEAKDVLLQNPDGIGVAVLHVDETFTFDKEKAAQGVYGTNDSSHPGVAYTMAMKDFLVGGKIDYIQRPNDTEIRKNRLTPTQTREAFANAGWKTICAFQTRNPPHVAHEMLQKTSITTRDGVFVNPVIGKKKSGDFVDEVIVKCYETMIKLYYPENRCKLGTLHTQMKYAGPKEAIHHAIMRQNYGCTHIIIGRDHAGVGKFYDPMAAQKIFDDYPELEISPVFFPPFFYCRKCLTYTTPKACPHDNDVKEQISGTALREMIQNGQAPSEFILRPEVAQVILDHPKPFVD
- a CDS encoding aconitase X catalytic domain-containing protein, whose translation is MELTKEEESALKGEQGETMEMAYRILSATGEATDAEKLVPVKWVHLSGVNYNTIGDAGEEFLSNISKDARVKVKTTLNPMGFDIDNVSNYNLDNNFISKQLSIKKSYETMGVIPSFSCIPYEIFDIPENGTQVAFAESNAAIHANSYDNLKTNKESAFSALASAITGKSPYSSLRKEDSPNITIRMKVSSPNELIYGMLGFFAGKVGDTSVNISGLGEMDTRQCKAMCGGMGTSGTCAKFLFGEGESDCEKIDFDEKEMQNVHDELNTAEKGDIITLGSPQLGLEEIADLTNKLKGRSFKKRCMVFTPRTIKEQAKKIGYTNELERAGCEILSDCCTCLTPLINKESVDAVTTNSIKGAFYLKNSNGVNVNLKSLSQIIKDETS
- a CDS encoding Snf7 family protein, with protein sequence MPNFDKTWARQETQSVTGKLREAVKPQGALKPRIQTAVNKLQVQISKMDSMLGKLHERDAQLFQRVVTAMQQHDTSTSRVLSNELAEIRKVTKMLGNARMSLEQVQLRLTTIHDLGDAMVAIGPAMSTMKGLKSSLGRFMPEADSELNSMTQTLNGLMMDSLAGDSFSMESDVSSEETEKILQEASAVAEQQIGDKFPSVPSSTGLSSQSSTSTFE
- the nth gene encoding endonuclease III: MKKILLGMTNTMNSVKPPRMTALRELHEAETGGPFSILIGTILSARTKDESTTKVVKALFSKYKNAKELANAKLKDVEKIIRPIGFYHVKSKRIIEVAKIIHSQFKGIVPDDLETLVKLPGVGRKTANCVLVYAYEKPAIPVDIHVHRISNRLGLVDTKTPEETEQELMKKIPKKFWIDINDTFVMYGQNICKPISPMCDVCKIKNICKFYKLNKT